Proteins encoded within one genomic window of Nitrospira sp. CR1.1:
- the rpmG gene encoding 50S ribosomal protein L33 encodes MREIIDLACTVCKQRNYTTRKNKKNDPDRLERNKFCKFCRKHIAHKEVK; translated from the coding sequence ATGCGAGAAATTATTGACTTGGCCTGTACGGTCTGTAAGCAGCGCAATTATACGACCCGCAAGAACAAGAAGAACGATCCGGACCGGTTGGAGCGAAACAAGTTCTGCAAGTTTTGCCGCAAGCACATTGCTCATAAGGAAGTGAAGTAA